The Xiphias gladius isolate SHS-SW01 ecotype Sanya breed wild chromosome 4, ASM1685928v1, whole genome shotgun sequence genome includes a window with the following:
- the dusp10 gene encoding dual specificity protein phosphatase 10 — protein sequence MPPSPLDDRIVVALPRPIRPQELQLRLDTSYLDSIATSASSKTVINTTVVKIRATANLVTYMPSSKGSTRSLSCGCSSASCCSVTTYEKDSQSLSHSQVSASSPNLSYAGPPTPMVSNHEALSAPSLTPGTPKAVSTVRVIHPGELAKRMTCCPMGHPVGPVPVIIDCRPFMEYNKSHIRGAVHINCSDKISRRRLQQGKITVLDLISCREGKDSFKGIFSKEIVVYDESTTDPNRLTSSQPLHVVLESLRREGKDPIILKGGLSCFRQSHENLCEHSLHLHEGLDTGAAAGLTGALPHSLPSTPDIENAELTPILPFLYLGNEQDAQDINLLQRLNIGYILNVTTHLPLYHYDSGLFIYKRLPATDSNKQNLRQYFEEAFEFIEEAHQAGMGLLIHCQAGVSRSATIVIAYLMKHTWMTMTDAYKFVKTRRPIISPNLNFMGQLLEFEEDLNNGITPRILTPKLIGVETVV from the exons ATGCCTCCATCTCCTCTTGACGACAGAATTGTGGTGGCGCTGCCAAGGCCGATCCGACCTCAGGAACTCCAACTGCGCCTGGACACCAGCTACCTGGACTCCATCGCCACCAGCGCCAGCAGCAAGACAGTCATCAACACCACCGTGGTGAAGATCCGGGCGACGGCCAATCTTGTAACGTATATGCCCTCATCCAAGGGCTCCACGCGCTCATTGTCGTGTGGATGCAGCAgtgccagctgctgctctgtgactACCTATGAGAAGGACAGCCAGAGCCTCAGCCACAGCCAGGTGAGCGCCAGCAGCCCCAACCTCAGCTATGCCGGGCCCCCCACCCCAATGGTCAGCAACCATGAAGCATTAAGCGCCCCCAGTCTCACCCCGGGCACTCCGAAGGCTGTATCCACCGTGAGGGTCATCCATCCCGGTGAGCTGGCCAAGCGGATGACCTGCTGCCCCATGGGACACCCCGTAGGTCCCGTGCCGGTCATCATCGACTGCCGGCCCTTCATGGAGTACAACAAGAGCCACATCCGGGGGGCCGTGCACATCAACTGCTCCGACAAGATCAGCCGGCGGCGGCTGCAGCAGGGCAAGATCACTGTGCTGGACCTCATCTCCTGCCGCGAAGGCAAGGACTCTTTTAAGGGCATCTTCTCCAAAGAGATTGTGGTTTATGACGAGAGCACCACGGACCCTAACCGGCTGACATCCTCCCAGCCTCTACATGTGGTCCTGGAGTCACTGAGGAGGGAGGGCAAGGACCCCATCATCCTCAAAG GAGGCCTTAGCTGCTTCAGGCAGAGCCACGAGAACCTGTGCGAGCACTCGCTGCACCTCCACGAGGGCCTGGACACGGGCGCAGCTGCTGGCCTGACAGGGGCACTACCTCACTCCCTGCCCTCCACCCCGGACATAGAGAATGCAGAGCTGACGCCAATCCTGCCCTTCCTCTATCTGGGGAACGAGCAGGATGCTCAGGACATCAACCTGCTGCAGCGCTTGAACATCGGCTACATCCTAAACGTGACCACCCACCTGCCGCTCTACCACTACGACTCGGGCCTCTTCATCTACAAGCGCCTGCCCGCCACCGACAGCAACAAGCAGAACCTGCGCCAGTACTTTGAGGAGGCGTTTGAATTCATCG AGGAAGCACATCAAGCAGGTATGGGCCTTCTGATCCACTGCCAGGCAGGCGTGTCTCGTTCAGCCACCATCGTGATCGCCTACCTGATGAAGCACACCTGGATGACCATGACAGATGCCTACAAGTTTGTCAAAACCAGGAGGCCCATCATCTCCCCGAACCTCAACTTCATGGGCCAGCTGTTGGAGTTCGAGGAGGACCTCAACAACGGAATAACGCCACGAATCCTCACACCAAAGCTGATTGGTGTGGAGACCGTCGTCTAA